DNA sequence from the Pseudoglutamicibacter cumminsii genome:
CTTAACCTTCTTTCCTGCCGGCCGCGCTTCCACCTCGATGCCCGTCGTCAGCATGTCCGAAGGGTCCGTGAGCGTCAGTTTGCCCTCACCACCCGGGAACAAACGGCTGAAGATCGCGGTGAACTCTTTCGCGGTATCAGCGAACGCATCAGCGAAGACCGTCTGCACGTGCTGGTCAACCTCGTCGATGAGCTTCAACAGCTCGGCGCGGGTGTTCGTCAAGTCCTGGACTTGCCCCACCAAATACTGATGCCGCTCTTCAAGCGCCGCGAACTCTTCCAAAGCCAACGGATTGACCTTGCCCAGAGCCTGCAAGTCCCGTTCTGCCTGCTTCAAGCGCTTCAGCTGAACCTCACGGTCAAACGGTTCACCATCAACCGGGTTACCGTCCTCATCAACCTCTTGCCGCAGCTCGGCCCACGGGTCTGACGAGTCGGAGAAGTCCGAAGGCACCGGAAGATGCGGGCCAAAGTGCTCGACGAGGTGATCCGGGGTCATCGAAACCTCGGACAACGCCTTTTCTTCAAGCGCCTCAAACCGCGCCTGACGTTCAGCTTGATCAATCTCGGTCTTGTGCGATTCATCCCGCAATTCGGACAACCGATCCTGCGCCTTCGCAAGAGACCCGCGGGCTGTCTCAAGCTGAGCGTTACAGCGGCGCACGGCCTCCTCGGCTTCCTCGACACGCAACCGCGCGGCCTCAACTGAATGGGCCAAGAGCCCCTGCGCGGTCCGCACCCGCTGGGCCACCGTCTCAGCTTTCTTAGCTTGGGCCGCGCGCCGCGCCGCCCGGCGTTGCGCTTCCTCGCGTGCAGCCCGCTCAGCCCGCGCCGCACGGCGCTGCGAATGAGCTCGGTCCCGAAGCTTCCGCGCAAACTCCTCGGCCTCGCGCACCGCCAAGCGCGCCTGCGTCTCAGCCTCACGAGCCTGCGACGCCGCCTCAGCTAGTCGGTCACGCTCAGCCGTGGACGGCTCAGCTTCCTCTGGAACATCCTGCGCAACAGTCAAACGGTCATTCAGCTCTGCAAGCGCAACCCGAGCCTTCTCAACCGCGGCATCAGCAGCGACATACGCGTCCGCGTGCCGCTCAACATCCGCATCGGCCTGCGCCGCTAACGACGTCAAGCGCTCAACACGCGAAGCCGCAGTGCGCGAAGCATCAGTCGCTTGGCGGGCCGCTTCCTGCGCCGTTGACAGCTCTGTTTGCGCCTTCTGCACCACCGGCTGCGCCCTCTCGACCTCAGCCTCAGCCGATTCACACACCACTTCAGCCTCGCCAAGTTCAGCCCGCGCCGTTTCCAACGAACGCACCCGCGCCAACGCACCGGCACCATCGCCAGCGCCAATTACGACACCCGCACGCGACCACCGATGCCCCGCAACCGTGACCGCGATGCAACCGCACTCAGACACAACGCAGCGAGCTTCAGCATCCGTATCCACCAGGGCAACCGAACCCAACAGGGCCTGCACAAGCCGCTCATCCCCCGGCTTGGCACCCACGACGTCGGCGACGCTACGAACACCCGAAGGCAGGGACACAGCACGATGCTCCCCCACGGTATGTAGCAACGTCACCGAACCCTCGGTGCCGGCGGCGGCGGCATCCGCGACCTGCTCGAGCGTCACAGCAGCCGCGGCAACCAAGCCCTCATCAGCGCCCTGCAACGCAGCCTTAACGGCTGCCTCAAAGCCCGGCTCAACCGTCAAGCGGTCGCTTAAAACATCCAGCAGAGCGTCCTCATGCCCTTCAAGCAACGCTCCCGCACCGGCCTGCGACTGCGTCGTCTCAGCCAAAACAGCAACCCGCGCCTCAAGACCAGCCCTGCGTTGACGCGCCGTGTTCAACGCATTACGAGCCGACTGCAACGCGGCCTTAGCCTCACTCAGCGCCTTCTGCGCTTCAGGCACACGAGCCAAAGGCTCAACCGTGGCCTCGCGAGCTTCATCGGCTGCGGCCTGCGCCTCGTCCAGGTGGCCTTTGGCCTCGGCGCTACGAGCCTGCGCCGCATCACGCGCCTCAACCGCGCGCTCACGCTCACCCGCCGCAGACTCGAGCCGCTGACGAGCCGTACCGACCTGGCCAGCAAGCCGCGCCAAACCCTCACGACGGTCCGCAACCGCTCGAAGCAACGCGGTCAAACGATCATTCTCGGCCCGCTGCTTCGCCTCAGCTTCAGCCCGTTCCTCACCGGTAGCATCAAGCGCCTCCCGCGCGGAAACCACCGCCGCATCAGCCTCATCGGCCTCTGCATCAGTCGCTTGCGCCCGCTGCTCCAAAACATCCGGGTCTTCGCCCACATTCGAGCGCTCCAGCGGTTGCCCTAAAAGCCGCTGCCGTTCCTCAGCAACACGCAGAAGACCCGCATAACGCTCACTCAGCTGGGAAAGCTCATACCACGTCTCACGTGCCGAAGCCGCCGCTGGCACCGCCTTCGACGCACCAACCTCAGCCTCAGAAACCAACCGGCCAGCAGCATCCACAGACTCACGCGCCTGCTTCTGCGCCTCATCAAGATCAGCCTTGCGAGCCGCCGCCGACTCGGCCTCGTTCATCAGAGCCACAACATCGTCGGCAAGCAAACGCGACTTCGCGTCCCGCAACCGCGCTTGCACGCTCCGAGCACGCCGCGCAGTATCAGCCTGCCGCCCCAAAGGCTTCAGCTGGCGAGCAATCTCCTTGACGAGGTCCTCAAGCCGGTTCAGATTCGCCTGCGTCGAATCAAGCTTCCGCAGAGTCTTCTCTTTACGGCGCCGATGCTTCAGAATGCCCGCGGCTTCCTCGATAAAACCGCGGCGCTCCTCCGCGCTCGCCCGCAGGATCTTATCGAGCTGCCCCTGCCCAACGATCACGTGCATCTCACGGCCCAAGCCGGAATCCGAGAGCAGCTCCTGAATATCGAGCAACCGCACCGGAGAACCGTTGATCGCATACTCAGACCCGCCCGAACGGAACAGCGTACGGGAGATCGTGACCTCGGTGTACTCGATCGGCAACGCGCCGTCCGAGTTGTCGATCGTCAAGGTGACGTGCGCGCGCCCCAACGCTTGGCGGGAACTCGTGCCCGCGAAAATCACGTCTTCCATGCTTCCGCCACGCAACGTTTTAGCGCCCTGCTCACCCATGACCCACGCAAGCGCGTCCACGACGTTCGACTTACCGGACCCGTTCGGGCCCACCACGGCCGTGATACCGGGTTCAAAGTCGAAACTGGTCGCGGAAGCAAAAGACTTAAAGCCGCGGACCGTGAGGGATTTCAAATACATGGTGTTCTCTATTATGTCCCTAAAGCCCGCGTGGACGGCGCTGACACCAACTACACCGATACGATGAGCGGCCGCCCCACGGCTCTCGAACGATGAGCCCTGGCTTGCCTTCGCGTTCGCACCGCGGGCACGGCTCCCCGGCGCGGCCATAGGCATTAAGCGAGCGGTCAAAATAACCCGAGGCACCGTTGACGTTGACGTAGAGCGAGTCAAAGCTCGTGCCGCCGGCGTCCAGCGCACTGTTCATGACTGCTCGCAGCGCCTCAAGTAGCTCCCCGATTTCGCGCAAGGACAGCCGCGAGACCGGCGTGTCATAGTGCCTTCTCACCCTCCAGAGCGCCTCGTCGGCATAAATGTTCCCGACCCCGGAGATCACGCTCTGATCCATGAGCGCGTTCTTGATCCCGGTGCGCTTGTTGCGCCACTGCTTCCGCAGTGCTTTGGCGTTGGTCATGGGGTCAAGGACATCGCGCCCGATGTGGCTGGCGGCTTCCGGAATCACGTGGGCTTGGTCTCCTACCCCGCCAGGCCCGTGGTCCGGTGTTGGGGTGAGCTCCGAGATCCACATCCCGCCGAAGATCCGTTGGTCGATGAAGCGCAGCTCCGCAGGTGCGCCGTCACGTTCCGAAAGAACAAAACGCACTTTGAGATGCTTCTCCCACGGCTGTTCGGCGTCTTCAACGAGCATTTGCCCTGACATGCCCAAATGAGCCATGAGCGCAAAGCGCGGCTCCGCGCCAGAGTCGTTTCCGGCATCAGACGCTGTTTCAGGCGCAAGCGTGAGCCACAAGAACTTACCGCGACGCGCCGCGGAGGTAATGACCATCGAGGAGGTTGCCGCTAGAAAAGCTTCGGGGCCGCCAACCTGCCGGCGCACCGAACGCGAATCGTGGACCTCGACGTGTTCGATCCGCCGCCCCACAACCCAGTCAACGAGGCCGCGGCGGACAACCTCAACTTCGGGCAGTTCAGGCATCAGTTGGAGGTCTTGTGCCCAGGCGAGAGCGGATCCTCATCGATCACGCCCATCGCCATCAAATCGCCGACGAGCGTCTTCCACGACGCACCCGCAGCGAG
Encoded proteins:
- the smc gene encoding chromosome segregation protein SMC, which codes for MYLKSLTVRGFKSFASATSFDFEPGITAVVGPNGSGKSNVVDALAWVMGEQGAKTLRGGSMEDVIFAGTSSRQALGRAHVTLTIDNSDGALPIEYTEVTISRTLFRSGGSEYAINGSPVRLLDIQELLSDSGLGREMHVIVGQGQLDKILRASAEERRGFIEEAAGILKHRRRKEKTLRKLDSTQANLNRLEDLVKEIARQLKPLGRQADTARRARSVQARLRDAKSRLLADDVVALMNEAESAAARKADLDEAQKQARESVDAAGRLVSEAEVGASKAVPAAASARETWYELSQLSERYAGLLRVAEERQRLLGQPLERSNVGEDPDVLEQRAQATDAEADEADAAVVSAREALDATGEERAEAEAKQRAENDRLTALLRAVADRREGLARLAGQVGTARQRLESAAGERERAVEARDAAQARSAEAKGHLDEAQAAADEAREATVEPLARVPEAQKALSEAKAALQSARNALNTARQRRAGLEARVAVLAETTQSQAGAGALLEGHEDALLDVLSDRLTVEPGFEAAVKAALQGADEGLVAAAAVTLEQVADAAAAGTEGSVTLLHTVGEHRAVSLPSGVRSVADVVGAKPGDERLVQALLGSVALVDTDAEARCVVSECGCIAVTVAGHRWSRAGVVIGAGDGAGALARVRSLETARAELGEAEVVCESAEAEVERAQPVVQKAQTELSTAQEAARQATDASRTAASRVERLTSLAAQADADVERHADAYVAADAAVEKARVALAELNDRLTVAQDVPEEAEPSTAERDRLAEAASQAREAETQARLAVREAEEFARKLRDRAHSQRRAARAERAAREEAQRRAARRAAQAKKAETVAQRVRTAQGLLAHSVEAARLRVEEAEEAVRRCNAQLETARGSLAKAQDRLSELRDESHKTEIDQAERQARFEALEEKALSEVSMTPDHLVEHFGPHLPVPSDFSDSSDPWAELRQEVDEDGNPVDGEPFDREVQLKRLKQAERDLQALGKVNPLALEEFAALEERHQYLVGQVQDLTNTRAELLKLIDEVDQHVQTVFADAFADTAKEFTAIFSRLFPGGEGKLTLTDPSDMLTTGIEVEARPAGKKVKRLSLLSGGERSLTALAMLIAIFKARPSPFYVMDEVEAALDERNLLRLLEVFKDLQEASQLIIITHQKHTMDIADALYGVSMRGDGVSHVVSQRIAAGSMDSADEA
- the mutM gene encoding bifunctional DNA-formamidopyrimidine glycosylase/DNA-(apurinic or apyrimidinic site) lyase: MPELPEVEVVRRGLVDWVVGRRIEHVEVHDSRSVRRQVGGPEAFLAATSSMVITSAARRGKFLWLTLAPETASDAGNDSGAEPRFALMAHLGMSGQMLVEDAEQPWEKHLKVRFVLSERDGAPAELRFIDQRIFGGMWISELTPTPDHGPGGVGDQAHVIPEAASHIGRDVLDPMTNAKALRKQWRNKRTGIKNALMDQSVISGVGNIYADEALWRVRRHYDTPVSRLSLREIGELLEALRAVMNSALDAGGTSFDSLYVNVNGASGYFDRSLNAYGRAGEPCPRCEREGKPGLIVREPWGGRSSYRCSWCQRRPRGL